The Candidatus Eisenbacteria bacterium genome has a segment encoding these proteins:
- a CDS encoding 5'-nucleotidase C-terminal domain-containing protein, which produces MRRSILAALLVLAFLPPPARAEETRVTILHTTDLHGALLPFDDLRNQPVTRGLAKIATIVSEVRGGGTPVMLLDAGDATSGSALVSVWQRDHAGEPEPVTRAMNALGYDAMAVGNHEFDYGPAVLEATRAAANFPWIAANVVRSDGSPAFPPSVVREYPGGVRVGVIGLATPAVPRLVDSTQCAGYQFLSPIEIAQREVNRLRGAEHCDVVIALAHTGLEKDTRTGQPRLGDVPNENFGWRLAHEVVGLDVVILGHTHTIVPSVMVDGTLVTQAGHSGDAVGRVDLTFTRATDTSPWKLTDRRARVIAIADTVATDLALADTLAGYAARTKVALDVVVGHAAAPLGAPGGRYADNALLQLVQRAQLDATGADVSLATLFDGTQRIPAGPVTVRDLMRLYPYENTLVTVELDGADLKEALEHSARLFADYTYDDQQPLTVPGMPTWNFDMPLGVTCEVDLTRPAGDRILQLSLNGRPLDPSRKLRVAVNGYRAAGGGDFTMIRRARVLGRPALSAPAALLDYVRRHPDVPAKIEPAWTLLPDYAAMPERPLIDRLVRFGLVPAAEVRHLIPEEPARRVDLAYGLGRALNLRSKRPSGAFGDVPDEVQVWVDGILSRGVLGRDGQGESFKPFQPATVGTALDWCERAARSAGFALASGRAGDDAYRRGLLTGLSLAGGTSLDAAALGGGLTRAQWLGMVSNMRFPQVRVIETTDFHGAVISTARDRRSGRATGGTVYLASAIEQLTSENPAGTVLVDGGDTFQGSMLSNLQFGRPVVEQMNLLGYTAHAIGNHDYDWTADTLKARAMQMRFATLGANITERRTGRRPWWVRSDTIVTRRGVRVGILGLAYPGTPRVTLAENVAHLKFGDDSAAAAPIVPRLRKEGSAIVIAVGHIPGETDSTRGAHGDVARLARGVPGVDAWLGGHSHNVIDDRINGASVMIAGALGQWLAVVDMVVDPVKRQVLEKRQRMIPVIAGDAPVDSSWFGRVERWNESVGPIAAEVIGRAAVALDRRRPEATIGDFISDAMRFVSGVDIAMQNPGGMRANLAAGEITRGAIYDIMPFDNTIVTEKLTGDEVKLALEQGLRNERITQVSGLRYTLDLSKPKGSRVVSLALADGTPLDPAKLYKVAVNNFMATGGDNYNVLATGAEKTDTGLLIRGAMEALVRDRCKAGGVLDIRPDGRIAEAGR; this is translated from the coding sequence ATGCGTCGTTCCATTCTCGCCGCGCTGTTGGTTCTCGCCTTCCTCCCTCCCCCGGCGCGCGCCGAGGAAACCCGCGTCACCATCCTCCACACGACCGACCTGCATGGCGCGCTGCTGCCGTTCGACGACCTGCGGAACCAGCCGGTGACCCGCGGACTCGCGAAGATCGCCACGATCGTCTCCGAGGTTCGCGGCGGCGGCACGCCGGTGATGCTGCTCGACGCGGGCGACGCGACCTCGGGCAGCGCGCTCGTTTCGGTCTGGCAGCGCGACCACGCGGGCGAGCCCGAGCCGGTCACGCGCGCGATGAACGCGCTCGGCTACGACGCGATGGCGGTCGGCAACCACGAGTTCGACTACGGGCCAGCGGTGCTCGAAGCGACCCGCGCCGCCGCCAACTTCCCGTGGATCGCGGCGAACGTCGTTCGCTCCGACGGCTCGCCGGCGTTCCCGCCGTCCGTCGTCCGCGAGTACCCGGGCGGAGTGCGGGTCGGCGTGATCGGGCTCGCCACCCCGGCGGTGCCCCGGCTCGTGGATTCGACGCAGTGCGCGGGCTACCAGTTCCTTTCGCCCATCGAGATCGCCCAGCGTGAAGTGAACCGACTGCGCGGCGCCGAGCACTGCGACGTGGTGATCGCGCTCGCGCATACCGGGCTCGAGAAGGACACCCGCACCGGGCAGCCGCGCCTGGGAGACGTGCCGAACGAGAACTTCGGCTGGCGACTGGCCCACGAGGTGGTCGGTCTGGACGTGGTCATCCTGGGGCACACGCACACGATCGTGCCCTCGGTGATGGTGGACGGCACCCTGGTGACCCAGGCCGGGCACTCCGGCGACGCCGTCGGCCGCGTGGACCTGACGTTCACGCGCGCGACCGACACCAGTCCCTGGAAGCTGACGGATCGGCGCGCGCGTGTGATCGCCATCGCCGACACGGTCGCGACCGACCTGGCGCTCGCCGACACCCTTGCCGGCTACGCGGCCCGTACGAAGGTGGCGCTCGACGTGGTCGTCGGTCACGCGGCGGCTCCGCTCGGCGCTCCGGGGGGACGCTACGCCGACAACGCGCTGCTCCAGCTGGTCCAGCGTGCGCAGCTCGACGCCACCGGCGCCGACGTCTCTCTCGCGACCCTGTTCGACGGGACTCAGCGGATCCCCGCCGGGCCCGTCACGGTGCGCGACCTGATGCGGCTCTACCCGTACGAGAACACGCTCGTGACCGTGGAGCTCGACGGAGCGGACCTCAAGGAGGCGCTGGAGCACTCGGCGCGGCTGTTCGCCGACTACACGTACGACGACCAGCAACCGCTCACCGTTCCGGGCATGCCCACCTGGAACTTCGACATGCCCCTGGGCGTGACCTGCGAAGTGGACCTGACCCGGCCCGCGGGCGACCGCATCCTCCAGTTGTCGCTGAACGGCCGGCCGCTCGATCCCTCGCGAAAGCTGCGGGTCGCGGTCAACGGCTACCGCGCCGCGGGCGGCGGCGACTTCACGATGATCCGCCGGGCGCGCGTCCTCGGGCGGCCGGCACTCAGCGCCCCCGCCGCGCTCCTCGACTACGTCCGGCGCCACCCGGACGTGCCGGCGAAGATCGAGCCGGCCTGGACGCTGTTGCCCGACTACGCGGCGATGCCGGAGCGTCCGCTGATCGACCGGCTGGTGCGCTTCGGGCTGGTTCCCGCCGCCGAAGTGCGCCACCTGATTCCCGAGGAGCCGGCCCGGCGCGTGGATCTGGCCTACGGGCTGGGGCGGGCGCTGAACCTGCGCTCGAAGCGCCCCTCCGGGGCGTTCGGGGACGTGCCCGACGAGGTGCAGGTCTGGGTGGACGGCATCCTCTCGCGCGGCGTGCTCGGCCGCGACGGACAGGGCGAGAGCTTCAAGCCCTTCCAGCCGGCGACCGTCGGCACGGCGCTCGACTGGTGCGAGCGGGCCGCGCGCTCCGCGGGCTTCGCGCTCGCTTCCGGCCGTGCGGGCGACGACGCCTACCGTCGTGGACTGCTCACCGGCCTGTCGCTGGCGGGCGGAACGTCGCTCGACGCCGCGGCGCTCGGCGGCGGGCTGACGCGCGCGCAGTGGCTGGGCATGGTCTCGAACATGCGCTTCCCGCAGGTGCGCGTCATCGAGACCACCGACTTCCACGGCGCGGTGATCTCGACCGCGCGCGACCGTCGCAGCGGGCGCGCGACCGGCGGCACGGTCTACCTCGCGTCGGCGATCGAGCAACTGACCTCCGAGAATCCCGCGGGCACGGTGCTCGTGGACGGCGGCGACACGTTCCAGGGCTCGATGCTGTCGAACCTCCAGTTCGGCCGGCCGGTGGTCGAGCAGATGAATCTGCTCGGCTACACGGCCCACGCGATCGGAAATCACGACTACGACTGGACCGCCGACACGCTCAAGGCGCGCGCGATGCAGATGCGCTTCGCGACCCTCGGCGCGAACATCACCGAGCGCAGGACCGGCAGACGGCCGTGGTGGGTGCGCAGCGACACGATCGTCACGCGCCGCGGTGTGCGGGTCGGCATTCTCGGGCTGGCCTATCCCGGAACGCCGCGGGTGACCCTCGCGGAGAACGTCGCGCACCTGAAGTTCGGGGACGACTCCGCCGCGGCGGCCCCGATCGTCCCCCGCCTGCGCAAGGAAGGGAGCGCGATCGTGATCGCGGTCGGGCACATTCCGGGCGAGACGGATTCGACGCGCGGCGCGCACGGGGACGTCGCGAGGCTCGCTCGCGGCGTGCCGGGCGTGGACGCCTGGCTCGGGGGCCACAGCCACAACGTCATTGACGACCGGATCAACGGGGCCTCGGTCATGATCGCGGGAGCGCTCGGCCAGTGGCTCGCGGTCGTGGACATGGTCGTGGATCCCGTGAAGCGGCAGGTGCTGGAGAAGCGCCAGCGCATGATTCCGGTGATCGCGGGCGACGCCCCGGTGGACTCGTCGTGGTTCGGGCGCGTCGAGCGCTGGAACGAGAGCGTCGGGCCCATCGCCGCCGAGGTGATCGGGCGCGCCGCCGTCGCGCTCGACCGCCGCCGGCCCGAAGCGACGATCGGGGACTTCATCTCCGACGCCATGCGGTTCGTTTCGGGCGTGGACATCGCGATGCAGAACCCGGGCGGCATGCGGGCGAACCTCGCGGCCGGCGAGATCACGCGCGGCGCGATCTACGACATCATGCCGTTCGACAACACGATCGTGACCGAGAAACTGACCGGCGACGAGGTGAAGCTCGCGCTCGAACAGGGACTGCGAAACGAGCGCATCACGCAGGTGAGCGGGCTTCGCTACACGCTCGACCTGTCGAAGCCGAAGGGCAGCCGCGTCGTCTCTCTGGCGCTCGCGGACGGGACGCCGCTCGACCCGGCGAAGCTCTACAAGGTGGCGGTCAACAACTTCATGGCCACCGGCGGCGACAACTACAACGTGCTCGCGACCGGGGCCGAAAAGACCGACACGGGCCTGCTGATCCGCGGCGCGATGGAAGCGCTGGTTCGCGACCGATGCAAGGCGGGCGGCGTGCTCGACATCCGGCCGGACGGGCGAATCGCCGAGGCGGGGCGCTGA
- a CDS encoding tetratricopeptide repeat protein has product MPESLRCPSCGHLNENTAEGCARCNFPLRPAADAPPPSAGTPDPAAQPPTPEPQVRGFDPSIPRLRPIRPRRPAGPAQQLQTQLWVILGALAVLIVLFTAFRGFQKNNAPVPVEGAQTQQQQIADLARAELAKDSTNVVARIALADVLYDTGNWSEAIIHYRASLRIDPQRVESLVDLGVCYFNLSHPQEAVELFKKALEIDPHHPVALFNLGFVAESQHEPAVALQFYERAKASNPPQGMGPPLEEAIQRVRAQRDGKAEGSGPR; this is encoded by the coding sequence ATGCCCGAATCGCTTCGCTGCCCGAGCTGCGGCCACCTGAACGAGAACACCGCCGAAGGATGCGCGCGCTGCAACTTCCCGCTGCGCCCGGCCGCCGACGCTCCGCCACCTTCCGCCGGCACGCCGGATCCGGCGGCCCAGCCGCCGACGCCCGAGCCGCAGGTCCGCGGGTTCGATCCGTCCATCCCGCGACTGCGCCCGATCCGGCCGCGCCGGCCGGCCGGCCCGGCGCAGCAGCTCCAGACCCAGCTGTGGGTGATCCTCGGCGCGCTCGCCGTGCTGATCGTGCTCTTCACGGCTTTCCGGGGGTTCCAGAAGAACAACGCGCCGGTTCCGGTCGAGGGAGCGCAGACGCAGCAGCAGCAGATCGCCGACCTGGCGCGGGCCGAGCTGGCCAAGGACTCGACCAACGTCGTGGCGCGCATCGCGCTGGCCGACGTTCTCTACGACACCGGCAACTGGTCGGAGGCCATCATCCACTACCGCGCGTCGCTGCGGATCGACCCGCAGCGCGTCGAGTCGCTCGTGGATCTGGGCGTGTGCTACTTCAACCTGTCGCACCCGCAGGAGGCGGTCGAGCTCTTCAAGAAGGCGCTGGAGATCGACCCGCACCATCCGGTGGCGCTCTTCAACCTCGGCTTCGTCGCCGAGTCCCAGCACGAGCCGGCGGTTGCCCTGCAGTTCTACGAGCGCGCGAAGGCGTCGAACCCCCCGCAGGGCATGGGACCGCCGCTCGAAGAGGCGATCCAGCGCGTGCGAGCGCAGCGGGACGGCAAGGCGGAGGGCTCCGGCCCACGCTGA
- the lpdA gene encoding dihydrolipoyl dehydrogenase — protein sequence MSKPHYSLVVVGTGPGGYVAAIRAAQLGLKTAVVEKDELGGTCLNWGCIPTKAWIVTAHLYETIKRAKEYGIEVGEPKIHWPSLLERKNRIVKQLTGGVKSLLSGRGVDIHRGVARLESANRLSVTPPAGGAQEITADNVMLATGAYAWTPPGWDLDGERVIGSKEALDLTKQPKRLAVLGGGVIGCEFASFFAALGTQVTLIEMLPRLVMAEDEEISAALEREMKKQKIALHLGARVEDRRDNPDGSLTLTLSGGRTVDVDCVLVATGRRPYRGGLGLEKIGIASTDRGKIAVNDRLQTSVPGIYAIGDVTDIKQLAHFASAQGKAAAEIIAGHAAQTNWRAVPAATFTSPEIASVGLTEAEAKAEGREVKVGRFPFRAHGRNIADGETAGFVKLVGDARTDQVLGAHIIGAKASDLIHECSLAIGADLNIADLAQAIHAHPTMTEAIGEAAEDADGLAIHLMRMEAKAAAKS from the coding sequence ATGTCGAAACCGCACTATTCCCTCGTCGTCGTGGGCACCGGCCCCGGCGGCTATGTCGCGGCCATCCGCGCCGCGCAACTGGGCCTGAAGACCGCCGTCGTCGAGAAGGACGAACTGGGCGGCACGTGCCTCAACTGGGGCTGCATTCCGACCAAGGCCTGGATCGTGACCGCGCACCTCTACGAGACCATCAAGCGCGCGAAGGAATACGGCATCGAGGTCGGGGAACCGAAGATCCACTGGCCGTCGCTGCTCGAGCGGAAGAATCGGATCGTCAAGCAACTGACGGGCGGCGTGAAGTCGCTGCTTTCCGGCCGCGGCGTGGACATCCACCGCGGCGTCGCGCGTCTCGAGAGCGCCAATCGTCTGTCGGTGACGCCGCCGGCGGGAGGCGCGCAGGAGATCACCGCGGACAACGTGATGCTGGCGACCGGCGCCTACGCGTGGACGCCGCCCGGCTGGGATCTCGATGGCGAACGCGTGATCGGCAGCAAGGAGGCGCTCGACCTGACGAAACAGCCGAAGCGCCTCGCGGTCCTGGGCGGCGGCGTCATCGGCTGCGAGTTCGCCTCCTTCTTCGCCGCCCTCGGCACGCAGGTGACGCTGATCGAGATGCTGCCGCGGCTCGTCATGGCCGAGGACGAGGAGATCTCGGCCGCGCTCGAGCGGGAAATGAAGAAGCAGAAGATCGCGCTTCACCTGGGCGCCAGGGTCGAGGACCGCAGGGACAACCCCGACGGTTCGCTGACGCTGACGCTGTCGGGCGGCAGGACGGTGGACGTGGATTGCGTGCTCGTCGCGACCGGCCGGCGCCCGTACCGCGGCGGACTCGGGCTCGAAAAGATCGGCATCGCCAGCACCGATCGCGGAAAGATCGCCGTCAACGACCGTCTGCAGACCAGCGTGCCGGGCATCTACGCGATCGGCGACGTCACCGACATCAAGCAGCTCGCGCACTTCGCGAGCGCCCAGGGCAAGGCCGCGGCCGAGATCATTGCCGGCCATGCGGCACAGACGAACTGGCGCGCGGTGCCCGCCGCGACGTTCACGAGTCCCGAGATCGCGAGCGTCGGCCTGACCGAGGCCGAGGCGAAGGCCGAGGGACGCGAGGTCAAGGTCGGTCGCTTCCCGTTCCGCGCCCACGGGCGCAACATCGCCGACGGCGAGACGGCCGGGTTCGTGAAGCTGGTCGGCGACGCGCGAACCGACCAGGTGCTGGGCGCGCACATCATCGGCGCCAAGGCGAGCGACCTGATCCACGAGTGTTCGCTGGCGATCGGGGCCGACCTGAACATCGCCGACCTCGCGCAGGCGATCCACGCCCACCCGACCATGACCGAGGCGATCGGAGAGGCCGCGGAGGATGCCGACGGGCTGGCGATCCACCTGATGCGCATGGAAGCGAAAGCGGCCGCGAAGAGCTGA
- a CDS encoding DinB family protein, producing the protein MTAKAPASPGKPRPEVWLRGPVPELPPALQPVAHSLLQVREDLPPLLASLSDERIWARPGGSASIGYHAAHLAGSLVRLATYARGESLSAAQLADLEAERNVDAARPERAELVRRVNEAIESVLHDLSTYFEDDLFTPREVGRAKLPSTVIGLLSHAAEHTARHAGQIATLVRVTSASSGG; encoded by the coding sequence ATGACCGCCAAAGCTCCAGCGTCACCCGGAAAGCCCCGCCCCGAAGTCTGGCTTCGCGGCCCCGTGCCCGAGCTGCCGCCGGCGCTTCAGCCGGTCGCCCATTCGCTGCTGCAGGTGCGCGAGGATCTGCCGCCCCTGCTGGCGTCGCTCAGCGACGAACGCATCTGGGCCCGCCCCGGCGGCTCGGCGTCCATCGGCTATCACGCCGCCCATCTGGCTGGCAGCCTCGTGCGCCTCGCCACCTACGCCCGCGGCGAATCGCTGAGCGCGGCGCAGCTCGCGGACCTGGAGGCCGAACGGAACGTGGACGCGGCGCGACCAGAGCGCGCCGAACTCGTCCGGCGGGTGAACGAAGCCATCGAGTCCGTCCTGCACGACCTCTCGACCTACTTCGAGGACGATCTGTTCACGCCCCGCGAGGTCGGACGCGCGAAGCTTCCCTCCACCGTGATCGGCCTGCTCTCGCACGCCGCCGAGCACACCGCGCGCCACGCCGGTCAGATCGCGACGCTCGTGCGGGTGACCAGCGCCTCGAGCGGCGGCTAG